A part of Pseudoalteromonas arctica A 37-1-2 genomic DNA contains:
- a CDS encoding endonuclease/exonuclease/phosphatase family protein: MKLKAIYSALLVAASFSPFFSNSAFASDSLRVATFNVSMDATNHTPKGEQVKSDALVNALKANHQQIKNIAEIIQRVRPDIILLNEFDYIPKEQGIEYFNQHYLNVGQQKQAAINYPYSYIAPVNTGLATEFDLDNDGKKNGVMGDAQGFGFFEGHYGMAILSKYPIDFDKVRTLQTFKYKDMPNAQMPVMPKTGENWYNTQEWQALRLSSKSFWDLPINVNDKTIHVIASHPTPPVFDGEEDRNGKRNHDEVRLIADYVSNAKYIYDDKGEKGGLKAYSRFVILGDLNAAPEGDKARTNTTDQLLKNPLMNAQFVPKSEGAKEQYDVPYAQNYSANWQARVDYVLPSNYGLKIKDGGVFWPTKTSDEYRLIKDRNASSDHRLVWLDLIVE, from the coding sequence ATGAAACTTAAAGCAATTTATAGCGCACTACTTGTTGCCGCTTCTTTTAGTCCTTTTTTTAGTAACAGTGCATTTGCATCAGACTCTCTTCGTGTTGCTACTTTTAATGTAAGTATGGATGCAACTAATCACACCCCTAAAGGTGAGCAAGTTAAAAGTGATGCTTTAGTTAATGCACTTAAAGCAAACCACCAGCAAATTAAGAACATAGCGGAAATTATTCAACGTGTTCGCCCTGATATTATTTTACTTAACGAATTTGATTACATCCCAAAAGAGCAGGGAATTGAATACTTTAATCAACATTATTTAAATGTAGGTCAGCAAAAACAAGCCGCTATTAATTACCCTTACTCTTATATTGCCCCTGTAAATACAGGCCTAGCCACTGAGTTTGATTTAGATAACGATGGCAAGAAAAATGGCGTGATGGGCGATGCACAAGGTTTTGGCTTTTTTGAAGGCCATTACGGTATGGCTATTTTGTCAAAATACCCAATCGATTTTGATAAAGTAAGAACCCTTCAAACCTTTAAATATAAAGACATGCCAAATGCACAAATGCCCGTAATGCCTAAAACAGGCGAAAACTGGTATAACACACAAGAATGGCAAGCGTTAAGACTTAGCTCTAAATCGTTTTGGGATTTACCTATTAACGTAAATGATAAAACCATTCATGTTATTGCATCTCACCCAACACCCCCTGTATTTGACGGTGAAGAGGATAGAAACGGCAAACGTAACCACGATGAAGTAAGGTTAATTGCCGATTACGTTTCAAACGCTAAGTATATTTACGATGATAAAGGCGAAAAGGGCGGTTTAAAAGCTTACTCTCGGTTTGTTATTTTAGGCGATTTAAACGCCGCACCAGAGGGCGATAAAGCCCGCACAAATACCACCGACCAACTACTTAAAAACCCATTGATGAACGCTCAGTTTGTTCCAAAAAGTGAGGGCGCTAAAGAGCAGTATGATGTGCCTTATGCACAAAATTACAGTGCTAATTGGCAAGCGCGTGTTGATTACGTTTTACCGTCAAACTACGGCTTAAAAATTAAAGACGGTGGTGTGTTTTGGCCAACTAAAACTAGCGATGAATATCGTTTAATTAAAGATAGAAACGCATCGAGCGATCATCGACTGGTGTGGCTTGATTTAATCGTTGAATAA
- a CDS encoding S9 family peptidase, giving the protein MIFNFSSSKTLVALAVASSVMLAGCSATANTSSTQQSALPATSVAAVVNTSADIGSQKITLEQAMADPDWMGNQPESAYWASDSATIIYAQKEQGNTLRDLFSQSVTSQTAEQVALNKLHTVGSNKAVYSKNKTMAAYTFKGNVFVTNLKTGELKQITATSASESKPQFLNNGDLVYRQGNVFFKVDLKTGLTSELANLKLADEPKGIEEPSTYIAKEQHKLIKFVALQQKNKKDKQARSEQVNEQNDSIANTAYYLGDGNKVAEAQLSPNGDALLVVVQKQTDWRGDGDIMPNYITNDATIEPKKARRRVADAKEETSKLVYINLTNKEQTSLSFNTLPGFDEDVLAAVKKENYARKGKTYKSKKAPRGINLIMDWGFEQSPIVWNDDGSQVAVMLEAWDNKDRWLATVDFKSNKLVSQHRLHDDAWIAYAFNDFGWLHNSNTLYYLSEESGYSQLYKKPINGKATALTQGQFEVSNLTLTSDDSAIYYKANVEHPGLYEIYRVNPQTGNSEQVTDLNGMTDYTLSPDESKLLLKHSTITMPNELYVADAQANTKATRLTHTVSDEFLAKKLTAPKIVAVTSSHTDQPIYAKVYYPADYVEGEVGKNRKAVIFNHGAGYLQNSHMGFSVYFREFMFHSLLADEGYIVMDMDYRASKGYGRDWRTAIYRQMGTPETQDLADGVKWMVQNANVDTKAVGTYGGSYGGFMTFMALFTAPELFQSGAALRPVTDWAHYNTGYTANILNHPDVDPIAYERSSPIYYAEGLNKRLLINAPMVDDNVFFQDSVRLVQRLIELEKQNFETAIFPVEPHGFVQPSSWLDEYRRIHKLFKETL; this is encoded by the coding sequence ATGATTTTTAATTTTTCTTCATCTAAAACGTTAGTGGCCTTAGCTGTTGCCTCAAGTGTCATGCTTGCAGGTTGTAGCGCGACCGCTAACACCTCATCAACACAGCAAAGTGCTTTACCAGCAACATCGGTTGCTGCGGTTGTAAACACGTCAGCAGATATCGGCTCACAAAAAATAACGCTAGAACAAGCAATGGCCGATCCTGATTGGATGGGCAATCAGCCAGAGAGCGCTTATTGGGCTAGCGATTCGGCTACTATTATTTATGCTCAAAAAGAGCAAGGTAATACACTACGCGATTTATTTAGCCAATCGGTTACTAGCCAAACAGCAGAGCAGGTAGCACTTAATAAACTTCATACTGTGGGTTCAAATAAAGCTGTTTATTCAAAAAATAAAACAATGGCGGCCTACACGTTTAAAGGCAATGTGTTTGTTACAAACCTAAAAACCGGTGAACTTAAACAAATTACAGCGACATCAGCAAGCGAATCTAAACCACAATTTTTAAATAATGGCGATTTAGTTTACCGCCAAGGCAATGTGTTTTTTAAAGTTGATTTAAAAACAGGCTTAACGAGCGAGCTTGCTAACTTAAAACTTGCTGATGAGCCAAAAGGTATTGAAGAGCCAAGCACGTATATTGCTAAAGAGCAGCATAAATTGATTAAATTTGTGGCGCTTCAACAAAAAAATAAAAAAGATAAGCAAGCGCGCAGTGAGCAAGTTAATGAACAAAACGATTCAATTGCTAATACGGCTTACTACTTAGGTGACGGTAATAAAGTTGCAGAAGCACAGCTTTCGCCAAATGGTGATGCGCTGTTAGTCGTTGTACAAAAGCAAACAGATTGGCGCGGTGATGGCGATATTATGCCTAACTACATTACAAATGACGCCACTATAGAACCTAAAAAAGCACGCCGCCGAGTAGCCGACGCTAAAGAAGAAACCTCAAAGCTTGTGTACATCAATTTAACTAACAAAGAGCAAACATCACTTAGCTTTAATACCTTACCGGGCTTTGATGAAGATGTTTTAGCCGCAGTTAAAAAAGAAAACTATGCACGGAAAGGTAAAACATATAAGTCTAAAAAGGCGCCTCGTGGCATTAACCTTATTATGGACTGGGGTTTTGAGCAAAGCCCAATAGTATGGAACGATGACGGCTCGCAAGTGGCTGTCATGCTTGAAGCATGGGACAACAAAGACCGCTGGCTTGCTACCGTTGATTTTAAAAGCAACAAACTTGTGTCGCAACATCGCCTGCATGACGATGCATGGATTGCTTACGCGTTTAACGACTTTGGCTGGTTACATAACTCGAACACGCTTTATTACCTATCGGAAGAGTCGGGTTACAGCCAGCTTTATAAAAAACCAATTAACGGTAAAGCAACCGCGCTTACACAAGGCCAATTTGAGGTTTCTAACTTAACGCTTACCAGCGACGACAGCGCAATTTATTATAAAGCGAATGTTGAGCACCCAGGTCTGTACGAAATTTACCGTGTTAACCCACAAACAGGTAATAGCGAGCAAGTTACTGACTTAAATGGCATGACTGATTACACGTTAAGCCCAGATGAAAGCAAGTTACTCCTTAAGCACTCTACAATTACCATGCCTAATGAGCTTTATGTAGCTGATGCTCAAGCCAATACGAAAGCAACGCGATTAACGCATACTGTGTCGGATGAGTTTTTAGCTAAAAAGCTAACTGCACCTAAAATTGTTGCTGTGACATCGAGCCATACAGATCAACCAATATACGCAAAAGTGTACTACCCAGCTGATTACGTAGAAGGTGAAGTAGGTAAAAATCGCAAAGCGGTTATTTTTAATCACGGCGCGGGTTACTTACAAAACTCACATATGGGATTTTCGGTTTATTTTCGTGAATTTATGTTCCATTCATTGCTCGCTGATGAAGGTTACATAGTAATGGATATGGATTACCGCGCATCTAAAGGTTACGGCCGTGATTGGCGCACCGCGATTTATCGTCAAATGGGCACACCTGAAACACAAGATTTAGCCGATGGCGTTAAATGGATGGTGCAAAATGCCAACGTTGATACCAAAGCGGTCGGTACTTATGGTGGCTCTTACGGCGGCTTTATGACCTTTATGGCATTGTTTACCGCGCCTGAGTTATTTCAATCGGGTGCGGCACTACGACCTGTTACCGACTGGGCACATTACAACACAGGTTATACGGCTAATATATTAAACCATCCTGATGTTGACCCGATTGCATATGAGCGCAGCTCGCCAATTTATTACGCTGAGGGTTTAAACAAACGTTTATTAATTAACGCACCCATGGTTGACGATAACGTGTTCTTCCAAGACTCAGTGCGTTTAGTACAGCGCTTAATAGAGCTTGAAAAACAAAACTTTGAAACAGCTATATTCCCTGTTGAACCACATGGTTTTGTACAGCCTTCAAGTTGGTTAGACGAATACCGCCGTATTCATAAATTATTTAAAGAAACGCTTTAA
- a CDS encoding NAD-dependent malic enzyme, translating into MTTNTDPNYLYIHHSGPGLIETPLLNKGSAFSKKERENFNLAGLLPPRFETIEEQVERCYQQYSSFTDNLNKHIYLRAIQDNNETLYYRLVRDHLEEMMPIIYTPTVGDACEKFSDIYRSARGLFISYEDRYQIDDILRNATKGKVKVIVVTDGERILGLGDQGIGGMGIPIGKLSLYTACGGISPAYTLPVMLDVGTNNEKLLNDPMYMGARHKRIAQDEYDEFLDLFIKAVKRRWPNVLLQFEDFAQPNAMPLLKRYRNEICSFNDDIQGTAAVTVGSLLAACRVKNSTLSQQKVVFVGAGSAGCGIAEQIISQMVFEGITEAQARSQVFMVDRFGLLSEGMEGLRDFQQALAQPQGSLSDWTYSGEYASLLDVMHCAQPDILIGVSGQPGLFTEQAIRAMHAGCEQPIIFPLSNPSKQVEAHPADVIKWTDGKALVATGSPFDPVEHNGEIFPIPQCNNSYIFPGIGLGVIAAKATRITDAMLSVSSEMLAESSPRANTGKGSLLPALTEIETLSKRIAFAIAKKAIEEGVALEITDDALWAAIDKNYWLPKYRNYKRCSV; encoded by the coding sequence ATGACAACTAATACTGATCCTAACTACTTATATATTCATCATTCTGGCCCTGGCCTAATTGAAACACCGCTATTAAATAAAGGCAGCGCCTTTAGTAAAAAAGAACGCGAAAATTTCAATCTTGCTGGTTTACTTCCTCCTCGCTTTGAAACAATAGAAGAGCAAGTTGAGCGTTGTTATCAGCAGTATTCTAGCTTTACCGACAACCTTAATAAGCATATTTACTTACGTGCGATTCAAGATAACAACGAAACACTTTACTACCGTTTAGTACGTGACCACCTTGAAGAAATGATGCCAATCATTTACACACCGACAGTGGGCGATGCTTGTGAAAAATTCTCAGACATTTACCGCAGCGCACGTGGCTTATTTATTTCGTATGAAGATCGTTACCAAATTGACGACATTTTACGCAACGCTACCAAAGGTAAAGTAAAAGTTATTGTTGTAACCGATGGCGAGCGTATTTTAGGCCTAGGCGATCAGGGTATTGGTGGCATGGGTATTCCAATTGGTAAATTGTCACTTTATACAGCGTGTGGCGGTATAAGCCCAGCATACACATTGCCTGTAATGCTTGATGTGGGTACTAATAACGAAAAGCTTTTAAACGATCCTATGTACATGGGTGCACGCCATAAGCGTATTGCTCAAGACGAATACGATGAGTTTTTAGATTTATTCATTAAAGCGGTTAAACGTCGCTGGCCGAATGTATTACTTCAGTTTGAAGATTTTGCACAGCCAAATGCAATGCCATTACTTAAGCGCTACCGCAATGAAATTTGTAGTTTTAACGATGACATTCAAGGTACTGCGGCTGTAACGGTCGGTTCTTTACTTGCTGCGTGTCGTGTTAAAAATTCAACCCTAAGCCAACAAAAAGTAGTTTTTGTGGGTGCAGGTTCTGCTGGTTGTGGTATTGCTGAGCAAATTATTAGCCAAATGGTTTTTGAAGGTATTACAGAAGCTCAAGCGCGTAGCCAAGTATTTATGGTTGACCGCTTTGGTTTGCTTAGTGAGGGTATGGAAGGCTTACGCGATTTCCAACAAGCACTTGCACAACCACAAGGCTCGTTAAGTGATTGGACTTACAGCGGTGAATACGCATCACTTCTTGATGTTATGCACTGTGCACAACCAGACATTTTAATTGGTGTTTCAGGCCAACCTGGTTTGTTTACTGAGCAAGCTATTCGTGCAATGCACGCCGGTTGTGAACAGCCAATTATTTTCCCATTGAGTAATCCATCTAAGCAGGTAGAAGCGCATCCTGCTGATGTGATTAAGTGGACTGACGGTAAAGCGCTTGTTGCAACAGGTAGCCCGTTTGATCCGGTTGAACACAACGGTGAAATTTTCCCAATCCCACAATGTAACAATAGCTATATTTTTCCTGGTATTGGTTTAGGGGTTATTGCAGCTAAAGCAACACGCATTACAGATGCTATGTTAAGTGTGTCTAGCGAAATGCTTGCAGAGTCGTCGCCGCGTGCCAACACAGGTAAAGGTAGTTTATTACCAGCCCTGACTGAAATTGAAACGCTAAGTAAGCGTATTGCATTTGCCATTGCTAAAAAAGCAATCGAGGAGGGCGTTGCTCTTGAGATTACTGATGATGCGTTATGGGCAGCAATCGACAAAAATTACTGGTTACCAAAATACCGTAACTATAAACGTTGTAGTGTTTAA
- the ggt gene encoding gamma-glutamyltransferase: MHFKLNSLFAIGLCAVSLPSFAQQATQIETREPEAATGLIHKKVVQGDKYMVAAANPYASRAGQQILAQGGSAVDAAIATQLVLTLVEPQSSGIGGGTFMMYYNKANNKLTSFDGRETAPANADETLFLDKHGKAVKWIEAVVGGRSVGVPGILHAFASAHKQYGTLPWEALFKPAIELAEQGFVISPRLHGLLARQLNPGVLSMPIINEYFYPNGKLIEAGSVKKNQPLADLYKDIAKQGIDAFYKGENAKQMVNAVQHSKVAPGKLSVQDLADYKSKERDAVCIQYRAYNVCSMAPPSSGGVAVLQMLGLLEHKDMSALKPNGEKAIHYFSQASRIAFADRDMYMGDPDFTQVPTQELLNKDYIASRAKLITETDQKAVAGNPVGYLSYAMDDSYELPSTSHVSIVDSKGNAVSMTSSIEMAFGSTVMVNGFILNNQLTDFSLSPRKNGKLVANRVEAGKRPRSSMSPVMVFNKDGSLRLIVGSPGGSRIIDYVAQVVVGVIDWNLSAQDAINLPRTTNRNDYTSLEKGTTIEAIAPALTKRGHNVRIIDLNSGLHAVEVKNNTLYGGADPRREGVALSDLTDNNATIKF; the protein is encoded by the coding sequence ATGCATTTTAAACTTAACTCATTATTTGCCATTGGACTGTGCGCAGTATCACTGCCTTCATTTGCACAGCAAGCAACTCAAATTGAAACTCGCGAACCTGAAGCCGCTACTGGATTAATCCATAAAAAAGTGGTGCAAGGTGATAAATACATGGTTGCTGCGGCAAATCCATATGCCTCAAGAGCCGGTCAACAAATTTTAGCCCAAGGCGGCAGTGCCGTAGATGCTGCCATTGCTACTCAACTAGTGCTTACTTTAGTTGAACCGCAATCCTCAGGTATTGGCGGTGGTACATTTATGATGTACTACAACAAAGCAAACAATAAGCTGACTAGTTTTGATGGCCGCGAAACAGCACCTGCAAATGCAGACGAAACGCTGTTTTTAGATAAACACGGTAAAGCCGTTAAATGGATTGAAGCTGTAGTAGGCGGACGCTCTGTTGGTGTGCCTGGTATTTTACATGCCTTTGCAAGCGCGCATAAACAATACGGTACATTGCCGTGGGAAGCGCTTTTTAAACCGGCTATTGAACTTGCAGAGCAAGGCTTTGTAATTTCTCCGCGTTTACATGGCTTATTAGCACGCCAGTTAAACCCAGGCGTATTGAGTATGCCGATTATTAACGAATACTTTTACCCAAATGGTAAATTAATCGAAGCGGGTAGCGTTAAAAAGAATCAACCACTTGCTGATTTATACAAAGACATTGCAAAGCAGGGCATTGATGCATTTTACAAAGGCGAAAACGCTAAACAAATGGTTAATGCTGTACAGCACTCTAAAGTTGCCCCTGGTAAATTAAGTGTGCAAGATTTAGCAGATTACAAAAGTAAAGAACGTGATGCGGTATGTATACAATACCGTGCTTATAACGTGTGTTCTATGGCGCCACCAAGTAGTGGCGGTGTAGCAGTACTACAAATGCTTGGCCTACTTGAGCATAAAGATATGAGCGCACTTAAACCAAATGGCGAAAAAGCGATTCATTACTTTAGCCAAGCTTCGCGTATTGCATTTGCCGATCGCGATATGTACATGGGCGATCCCGATTTCACTCAAGTACCTACACAAGAGCTTTTAAACAAAGATTACATTGCCTCACGCGCTAAATTAATTACCGAAACAGACCAAAAAGCCGTAGCCGGTAATCCAGTAGGGTACTTAAGTTATGCAATGGATGATTCATACGAGTTACCTTCTACTTCGCATGTCTCTATTGTAGATAGCAAAGGTAATGCAGTTTCGATGACCAGTTCAATTGAAATGGCGTTTGGCTCTACTGTTATGGTTAATGGCTTTATTTTAAATAACCAACTAACTGACTTTTCGTTATCGCCACGTAAAAACGGTAAGCTAGTAGCAAACCGTGTAGAGGCTGGTAAACGCCCGCGTAGCTCTATGTCACCGGTAATGGTATTTAATAAAGATGGCAGCTTACGTTTAATTGTAGGCTCACCTGGTGGTAGTCGTATCATCGATTACGTTGCACAAGTTGTTGTGGGTGTTATTGACTGGAATTTATCAGCACAAGACGCTATTAACTTACCGCGTACAACAAATCGTAACGATTACACCAGCCTTGAAAAAGGCACAACCATTGAAGCCATTGCGCCTGCGCTTACTAAACGCGGCCACAATGTACGTATTATTGATTTAAACTCAGGCTTACACGCAGTTGAAGTTAAAAATAATACCTTATATGGTGGCGCTGATCCGCGCCGTGAAGGTGTTGCGTTATCTGATTTAACTGATAATAACGCCACTATCAAATTTTAA
- a CDS encoding SIMPL domain-containing protein, which produces MKTLTLVLGSALALNVLSFDALAAATPDAPHIYVKGEATLTTMPDYVQLSVGITEVDKDLIAAKNKTDLTIAKAIKLVKEIGVKEGDINAGQISINRDSQYNRTTGNQEFKGFKVSRTLTVKLSDINKYPELLQSLVNNGINEINQTQFLVSNYNELHKKAQKLAIKDARDAAKEFSEDYGVDLKGLYSASLSPLNVQSQPYMRAEKVMMADSAPSNYVPDAYHAGEIKVTASSYAVYYID; this is translated from the coding sequence ATGAAAACACTGACTCTTGTTTTAGGTAGTGCACTGGCTTTAAACGTACTTAGTTTTGATGCACTTGCGGCAGCGACTCCCGATGCTCCTCATATTTATGTTAAAGGCGAAGCTACTCTTACTACAATGCCAGATTACGTACAGCTTAGCGTAGGTATTACTGAAGTTGATAAAGACTTAATTGCTGCTAAAAATAAAACCGACTTAACCATCGCTAAAGCAATTAAGCTCGTAAAAGAAATTGGTGTTAAAGAGGGAGATATAAACGCCGGACAAATTTCAATAAACCGTGATAGCCAATACAACCGCACTACCGGTAATCAAGAATTTAAAGGCTTTAAGGTTTCTCGTACATTAACTGTAAAACTTAGCGATATAAATAAATACCCTGAGTTACTACAAAGCTTAGTTAACAACGGTATTAACGAAATTAATCAAACGCAATTTTTAGTAAGTAACTACAACGAGCTGCATAAAAAAGCGCAAAAGTTAGCAATTAAAGACGCACGGGATGCAGCAAAAGAGTTTAGTGAAGATTATGGCGTTGATTTAAAAGGATTGTACAGCGCGTCACTAAGTCCACTCAATGTGCAGTCGCAGCCGTACATGCGTGCAGAAAAAGTAATGATGGCTGATAGCGCACCAAGTAACTATGTACCTGATGCCTACCATGCTGGAGAGATTAAAGTAACAGCGTCAAGCTATGCTGTGTACTACATAGATTAA
- the rrtA gene encoding rhombosortase: MLNLPIQPRYILPPIILLLFSTIFAAFDLNNLLEFNRSLIDKGELWRIFSSQFVHANWAHLGLNASGVLLIWLLHGEYTSPTRYAFNTSALALWCGLGVYWFCPSIHIYTGLSALLHGVIIWGAVKDITVGLKSGYLLFVGVWIKIAFEQFSGPNADIGKLINSTVAIDAHLIGVIGGTLLAIPLAIELLKKTLKRKNKVRFCSTQ, encoded by the coding sequence ATGCTTAATTTACCTATTCAACCACGTTATATATTACCGCCTATTATTCTGCTGCTATTTAGTACCATTTTTGCTGCATTTGATTTAAATAATTTACTTGAATTTAACCGAAGCCTAATTGATAAAGGCGAACTGTGGCGAATCTTTTCTAGCCAATTTGTTCATGCTAATTGGGCTCATTTGGGACTAAATGCCAGTGGTGTTTTATTAATATGGCTTTTACATGGCGAATACACATCACCTACTCGCTACGCTTTTAATACAAGTGCGCTGGCGCTGTGGTGTGGACTCGGTGTTTACTGGTTTTGCCCAAGCATACATATTTACACCGGATTAAGTGCTCTACTGCATGGTGTAATTATTTGGGGCGCAGTTAAAGATATAACTGTAGGGCTTAAGTCGGGTTATTTATTATTTGTAGGCGTATGGATTAAAATAGCGTTTGAGCAATTTAGCGGCCCTAATGCTGATATAGGAAAGCTTATTAACTCCACTGTGGCTATTGATGCACATTTAATTGGTGTAATTGGCGGGACTCTGCTTGCCATACCACTGGCTATAGAGCTCCTTAAAAAAACTTTAAAAAGAAAAAATAAAGTTAGATTTTGTTCAACCCAATAA